One part of the Thermoanaerobacterium sp. CMT5567-10 genome encodes these proteins:
- a CDS encoding glycoside hydrolase family 127 protein — protein sequence MINNQNFISLKQISINKGFWSYYIKLIKDAMIPYQWEALNDRVPDAEPSHVIKNFKIAAGEAQGEFAGMVFQDSDLYKWLEAVSYSLIVFPDTELEKTADDVIELIAKVQQSDGYLNTYFTIKEPDKKWTNLRDCHELYCAGHLIEAAVAYYEATGKKKLLDVACRFADHIDSVFGPEPHKKKGYPGHEEIELALVKLYRVTNEKRYLNLSRYFIDERGKKPLYFEIEAYTYNRGIRNIHNIRGELGERYFQVHLPVREQTTAEGHAVRAVYLYSGMADVALEIGDQSLIDACKRLWDNLTKKRMYITGSIGSMSIGESLTFDYDLPNDTNYSETCASVGLVFFAHRMLQIDPDNQYSDVMERALYNTVISGMTLDGKKFFYVNPLEVWPEACEKNKVKSHVKYTRQPWFGCACCPPNIARLLTSLGKYIYSKKNKEIFVHLYVDSELKEKISESQVNIKQSTQYPWDEKIDIEVDCEEETEFTLSLRIPGWCKEAKIKVNNEEIDLNSVTMKGYTKISRIWKHDKVEIYFSMPVMRIKANPNVREDEGKVAIQRGPIVYCLEEVDNGKNLNNIVLPTDSKFEIKKDKDLNDVCVIETDAFREKYNDWNDELYKSDVKVSYEKTRIRFVPYFAWANRAPGEMEVWVRER from the coding sequence ATGATTAATAATCAAAATTTCATATCATTGAAACAGATTTCAATTAATAAAGGTTTTTGGTCATATTATATAAAACTGATAAAAGATGCGATGATACCATATCAATGGGAAGCATTAAATGATCGTGTTCCTGATGCTGAACCTAGCCATGTAATTAAAAATTTCAAGATAGCAGCAGGTGAAGCACAAGGCGAATTTGCTGGAATGGTATTTCAAGATAGTGATTTGTATAAATGGCTTGAAGCAGTTAGCTATAGTTTAATTGTATTTCCGGATACGGAATTAGAAAAAACTGCTGATGATGTTATTGAATTGATTGCAAAAGTTCAACAAAGTGACGGCTATTTAAATACTTATTTTACAATTAAAGAACCTGATAAAAAATGGACGAATTTAAGAGATTGTCATGAGCTGTATTGTGCAGGTCATTTGATAGAAGCAGCAGTTGCTTATTATGAGGCGACAGGAAAGAAAAAATTGCTTGATGTAGCATGTCGCTTTGCTGATCACATAGATTCTGTATTTGGTCCAGAACCACACAAGAAAAAAGGTTATCCGGGGCATGAGGAAATCGAGTTAGCATTGGTAAAATTATATAGGGTTACTAACGAGAAAAGATATTTAAATCTGAGTAGATATTTTATTGATGAACGTGGAAAGAAGCCGCTTTATTTTGAAATAGAAGCTTACACTTACAATAGAGGAATAAGGAATATTCATAATATACGGGGAGAATTGGGAGAAAGATATTTTCAAGTGCATTTACCTGTAAGAGAACAAACTACAGCTGAAGGACATGCAGTTAGAGCTGTTTACTTATATTCAGGGATGGCTGATGTTGCATTAGAGATAGGGGATCAAAGCCTAATTGATGCTTGCAAGAGATTATGGGATAATTTAACGAAAAAGAGAATGTATATTACAGGAAGTATTGGCTCTATGTCGATAGGGGAGTCTTTAACTTTTGATTATGATCTTCCAAATGATACTAATTATTCGGAGACATGCGCGTCTGTCGGACTTGTATTTTTTGCGCATAGGATGTTACAGATTGATCCTGATAATCAATATTCTGATGTAATGGAGAGAGCTTTGTATAATACAGTAATAAGTGGAATGACATTAGATGGAAAAAAATTCTTTTATGTAAATCCACTTGAAGTATGGCCAGAAGCTTGTGAAAAGAACAAAGTTAAGTCGCATGTAAAATATACAAGGCAGCCATGGTTTGGATGTGCATGTTGCCCACCTAATATTGCGAGATTGCTGACATCGTTAGGTAAATATATATATTCTAAGAAAAATAAAGAGATATTTGTTCATTTATATGTTGATAGCGAATTAAAAGAAAAAATTTCAGAAAGTCAAGTAAATATTAAGCAGAGTACCCAATATCCATGGGATGAGAAAATAGATATAGAAGTTGATTGTGAAGAAGAAACAGAATTTACATTATCTTTGAGAATACCTGGTTGGTGCAAAGAGGCTAAAATCAAAGTTAATAATGAAGAAATTGATTTGAATAGTGTTACGATGAAAGGATATACGAAAATTAGTCGCATATGGAAACATGATAAGGTAGAAATATATTTTTCAATGCCTGTTATGAGGATAAAAGCTAATCCTAATGTAAGAGAAGATGAGGGTAAAGTTGCTATTCAAAGAGGACCGATTGTTTATTGTCTTGAAGAAGTTGATAATGGTAAAAATTTAAATAATATCGTATTACCAACTGATAGTAAGTTTGAAATAAAAAAAGATAAAGATTTAAATGATGTATGCGTTATTGAAACGGATGCTTTTAGAGAGAAATATAATGATTGGAATGATGAATTGTACAAATCTGACGTAAAAGTTTCTTATGAAAAAACAAGGATAAGATTTGTGCCATATTTTGCATGGGCAAATCGTGCGCCTGGAGAAATGGAAGTTTGGGTAAGGGAAAGATAA
- a CDS encoding carbohydrate ABC transporter permease has protein sequence MESHASNIGSKEKYNDSSYKNNLFARNIIGRFFIVAFFVVLSIIALFPLYYLIVSSFKPADQLFTTGLDATINLKVMNLKNYISLFGSQGGLYLSWYKNSLIITILGTILTLLLSSMVGYGLAVYQFRGRNLIFTLVLFIMMVPMEMLLLPMYKLMVSLNLLNTYWGVILPGVVSPTAVFFFRQYAAGLSKDFMDAARIDGCTEFGIFWRVMAPLMIPAFGAMTILVALGNWNNFLWPLIVMRTDQMFTLPVGLMSLLTPYESNYSVLLSGSVLSILPIVIIYLINQEAFMSGLTVGGIKG, from the coding sequence ATGGAATCCCATGCTTCAAATATTGGCAGTAAAGAAAAATATAATGATTCTAGCTATAAGAATAATTTATTTGCAAGAAATATAATAGGTAGATTCTTTATTGTTGCGTTTTTTGTTGTATTGAGCATAATTGCTTTATTTCCTTTATATTATTTAATTGTTAGTTCGTTCAAACCAGCGGATCAGTTGTTTACAACAGGACTTGATGCAACAATAAATTTAAAAGTTATGAATTTGAAAAATTATATTAGTTTGTTTGGAAGTCAAGGAGGCTTGTATTTGTCATGGTATAAAAATAGTCTTATCATTACAATTTTAGGAACGATTTTGACGTTGCTATTATCATCAATGGTAGGATATGGACTGGCTGTTTATCAATTTAGAGGAAGAAATTTAATATTTACATTAGTTTTATTTATAATGATGGTACCTATGGAAATGCTTTTATTGCCTATGTATAAATTAATGGTTTCACTAAATTTATTAAATACTTATTGGGGCGTTATTTTACCAGGTGTGGTATCCCCTACTGCGGTTTTCTTTTTTAGGCAATATGCAGCAGGACTGTCTAAAGATTTTATGGATGCAGCGAGAATAGATGGGTGCACTGAATTTGGCATATTTTGGAGAGTAATGGCTCCATTAATGATACCAGCATTTGGGGCAATGACAATACTTGTAGCATTGGGAAATTGGAACAATTTTTTGTGGCCTTTAATTGTTATGCGTACTGATCAAATGTTTACACTCCCTGTTGGATTAATGTCGTTACTAACGCCTTATGAAAGTAACTATAGTGTATTGTTGTCAGGTTCAGTATTATCAATATTACCAATAGTGATAATATATTTAATTAACCAAGAAGCATTTATGTCAGGACTGACTGTAGGTGGAATTAAAGGATAA
- a CDS encoding L-fucose/L-arabinose isomerase family protein translates to MYKDEKPRIGFLGIMQELYDDMLPGITERQEMYAQQVISRLGDIAVFYFPGAAKNRNDIERIVKEFNDKDLDGIMIVMLTYGPATNLVNALRNNRLPIMLANIQPESTVTDDWDMGDLTYNQGVHGAQDTSNIILRMGITCPIITEDWHSEEFKDFVNDWAKTVKTVKALRNMKIAQFGRMHGMYDIMGDDAAFTRKIGPQINQEYIGQVFRYMEEATNEEIDKVIEENKENFYIDPELSEESHRYAARLQIGFKKLLEDKGYTGFSAHFDVFKGDGRFKQIHMMAASNLMAEGYGYAAEGDVVTASLVAAGHVLIGDAHFTEMYAMDFKRDSILMSHMGEGNWKIARKDRPIRLVDRELGIGKLDNPPTVVFMAQPGIATLASLVSLEGEKYRLVVAKGEILDTEEAKNIEMPYFHFKPDNGVRECLNGWLKNGGTHHQCLTLGDATKRWKLLCELLDIEYVEV, encoded by the coding sequence GTGTACAAAGATGAAAAGCCCAGGATAGGTTTTTTAGGTATTATGCAGGAGTTATACGATGATATGCTACCCGGTATCACTGAAAGGCAAGAGATGTATGCACAACAGGTTATAAGTAGATTAGGTGATATTGCTGTTTTTTATTTTCCCGGTGCTGCAAAAAACAGAAATGATATAGAAAGGATAGTTAAGGAATTCAATGATAAAGATCTTGATGGAATAATGATCGTGATGCTGACATACGGGCCTGCTACAAATCTTGTGAATGCTCTAAGAAATAATAGGCTTCCAATTATGCTGGCAAATATACAGCCAGAAAGCACTGTGACAGACGATTGGGATATGGGGGACTTGACATACAATCAAGGTGTTCACGGTGCACAGGATACTTCAAATATTATCTTGAGAATGGGTATAACATGTCCAATCATAACAGAGGATTGGCACTCTGAGGAATTTAAAGATTTTGTGAATGATTGGGCTAAAACTGTAAAGACAGTGAAAGCCTTGAGGAATATGAAGATTGCACAATTTGGAAGAATGCATGGCATGTATGACATAATGGGAGATGATGCGGCTTTTACAAGGAAAATAGGGCCGCAAATAAACCAAGAGTATATTGGCCAAGTTTTTAGATACATGGAAGAAGCGACAAATGAAGAAATCGACAAAGTAATAGAGGAAAACAAGGAGAACTTTTATATAGATCCTGAATTAAGTGAGGAGAGCCACAGGTATGCTGCAAGGCTTCAAATAGGATTTAAGAAATTGCTTGAGGATAAAGGATACACTGGCTTTAGTGCCCATTTTGATGTATTCAAAGGCGATGGAAGGTTTAAACAGATACACATGATGGCAGCATCAAACTTGATGGCAGAAGGATATGGCTATGCGGCAGAAGGTGATGTAGTTACAGCAAGCCTAGTGGCAGCAGGCCATGTATTGATAGGTGATGCACATTTTACTGAGATGTATGCGATGGATTTTAAGAGAGATTCGATTTTGATGAGCCACATGGGAGAGGGCAATTGGAAGATAGCTAGAAAAGACAGGCCTATAAGATTAGTCGATAGAGAGCTTGGCATAGGAAAGCTTGATAATCCTCCGACAGTTGTTTTTATGGCTCAACCTGGTATTGCAACACTTGCATCTCTTGTGTCTTTAGAAGGTGAAAAATATAGACTTGTTGTCGCAAAAGGGGAAATTTTAGATACAGAAGAAGCAAAGAATATAGAAATGCCTTATTTCCATTTTAAACCTGATAATGGAGTTAGAGAGTGCTTAAACGGTTGGCTTAAGAATGGTGGCACACATCATCAATGTTTGACATTAGGTGATGCTACTAAAAGATGGAAGCTTTTATGCGAGTTATTAGATATCGAGTATGTTGAAGTGTAA
- a CDS encoding arabinan endo-1,5-alpha-L-arabinosidase has translation MKRIVFLILTGLLSVIMSACSSSSSKTTIVYPKEPPRDDLYDTSIINDESKWGTMNVHDPSIFKDGDWYYIFSTDVKVGGTPRAGIQVRKSKDLIHWQWVGYALDGVPKEAEEWTDATNLWAPDVTKIGDTYYLYYVASTFGTNQSFIGLATSKSIEGPWQDQGAVFKSQQGDEWNALDPNIVYAADGTMWMDFGSFFGGIYIVQLDPKTGKLLNNATPKLIARRNGADAIEGPYIIYNKQQKKYYLFTSFDSLFSDYNVRVSRSDNIDGPYVDFNGNLMTDTNVDSGTKILGSYKFDGNDGWIAPGHNSVLVDGNNYYIIHHARGEKDTNWPYLHVRKILWSDDGWPMVSPERYAGETEQQIDKNEIIGKWEIIELDKNVNSEITSTKIELLRNGKINTNDSKDHWELSGKNTIKLYFYDPDHVQKGQYWIETAKIIPAWDWENWNPTLVFTGYDQTGTAIWGKMDKKSK, from the coding sequence GTGAAACGAATAGTATTTCTAATTTTGACAGGTTTATTAAGTGTAATTATGTCAGCATGTTCTAGCAGTAGTTCGAAAACAACCATAGTATATCCCAAAGAACCTCCTAGAGATGATCTTTATGATACATCCATAATAAATGACGAATCAAAATGGGGAACAATGAATGTTCATGATCCATCGATTTTTAAAGATGGAGATTGGTATTATATTTTTTCTACAGATGTGAAAGTAGGTGGAACACCACGTGCGGGAATACAAGTACGAAAATCTAAGGATTTGATTCATTGGCAATGGGTCGGATATGCTTTAGATGGAGTGCCAAAAGAAGCTGAAGAGTGGACTGATGCAACAAATTTGTGGGCACCAGACGTTACTAAAATTGGTGATACGTATTATTTATATTATGTAGCATCAACGTTTGGCACGAATCAGTCATTTATAGGTTTGGCAACAAGCAAATCAATAGAAGGGCCTTGGCAAGATCAAGGGGCTGTATTTAAATCTCAACAGGGTGATGAATGGAATGCTTTAGATCCTAATATTGTATACGCTGCTGATGGTACTATGTGGATGGATTTTGGATCCTTTTTTGGGGGAATATACATAGTACAGCTTGATCCAAAGACGGGAAAATTATTGAACAATGCTACACCAAAATTAATTGCGAGGCGTAATGGTGCAGATGCAATTGAAGGACCATACATTATATACAATAAACAACAGAAAAAATATTATTTATTCACATCTTTTGATTCGCTGTTTAGTGACTATAATGTTAGAGTATCACGTTCTGACAACATAGATGGACCATATGTGGACTTTAATGGCAATTTAATGACAGATACAAACGTTGATAGTGGCACAAAAATCTTAGGAAGTTATAAATTTGATGGAAATGATGGCTGGATAGCACCAGGACATAATTCTGTACTAGTAGATGGAAATAATTATTATATTATCCATCATGCAAGAGGAGAAAAAGATACAAATTGGCCGTATCTACATGTAAGGAAAATATTGTGGTCAGATGATGGGTGGCCTATGGTTTCACCAGAACGTTATGCAGGGGAGACTGAGCAGCAAATAGATAAAAATGAGATAATCGGGAAATGGGAAATTATAGAGCTTGATAAAAATGTTAATTCGGAAATAACATCTACTAAGATTGAATTACTTAGAAATGGTAAAATTAACACAAATGATAGTAAAGATCATTGGGAACTTAGTGGTAAAAATACAATTAAATTATATTTTTATGATCCAGACCATGTACAGAAAGGACAATATTGGATTGAAACGGCTAAAATTATTCCAGCCTGGGATTGGGAAAATTGGAATCCAACTTTAGTATTTACAGGCTACGATCAAACTGGCACAGCAATATGGGGTAAAATGGATAAAAAATCTAAATAA
- a CDS encoding alpha-N-arabinofuranosidase gives MQKKAKMILDKDFKISKVDKRIYGSFIEHLGRAVYDGIYEPDHKEADEMGFRKDVIELVKELKVPIVRYPGGNFVSGYNWEDGIGPKEKRPKRLELAWSSLETNQIGINEFSDWAKKANTEIMMAINLGTRGIDAARNIVEYCNIREGSYWSDLRKSHGYKEPHNIKLWNLGNEMDGPWQIGHKTADEYGRIACEAAKVMKIVDPSIELVACGSSNSSMPTFGQWEATVLEHTYDYVDYISMHTYYGNEENDIENFLAKSLDMDAFIKAVVSTADYVKAKKRSRKTINISFDEWNVWFHSRENDKKIEPWTIAPPLLEDVYTFEDALLVGCMLITLLKHADRVKIACLAQLVNVIAPIMTEKGGKAWRQTIYYPYLHASTYGRGEVLASVIDSPKYDSKDFSDVPFLESTAVTNDENDEITIFAVNRDKDDSMLFECELKGFENYRFIEHIVLENNDIKATNTKENPDNVVPHSKNDVVIEDGLVKVILPRLSWNVIRLEKVKK, from the coding sequence ATGCAGAAGAAGGCAAAAATGATTTTGGATAAAGATTTCAAAATAAGTAAAGTAGATAAACGTATCTATGGATCGTTTATTGAACATTTAGGGCGTGCAGTTTATGATGGTATTTATGAACCAGATCATAAAGAAGCGGATGAAATGGGTTTTCGAAAAGATGTAATAGAATTAGTTAAAGAATTAAAAGTTCCAATTGTGCGTTATCCGGGAGGAAATTTTGTTTCGGGGTATAATTGGGAAGATGGTATAGGGCCTAAAGAAAAAAGACCGAAAAGGTTAGAATTAGCATGGAGTTCTTTGGAAACAAATCAGATTGGCATTAATGAATTTTCGGATTGGGCTAAGAAAGCTAATACAGAAATTATGATGGCAATCAATTTGGGAACTAGAGGAATAGATGCAGCAAGAAATATAGTAGAATACTGTAACATTCGAGAAGGATCTTATTGGAGTGATTTAAGAAAATCACATGGCTATAAAGAACCACATAATATAAAATTATGGAATTTAGGTAATGAAATGGATGGACCATGGCAAATAGGGCATAAAACGGCTGATGAGTATGGTAGAATTGCTTGTGAAGCTGCAAAAGTAATGAAAATAGTTGATCCATCAATTGAATTAGTGGCATGTGGAAGCTCAAATAGCAGTATGCCAACTTTTGGACAGTGGGAAGCAACTGTTCTTGAACACACGTATGACTACGTAGACTATATATCAATGCATACTTATTATGGGAATGAAGAAAATGATATTGAAAATTTTTTAGCAAAATCCTTAGATATGGATGCATTTATTAAAGCAGTTGTATCTACTGCTGATTATGTAAAGGCTAAAAAAAGAAGCAGAAAGACAATTAATATTTCATTTGATGAATGGAATGTATGGTTTCACTCAAGAGAAAATGATAAGAAAATAGAACCTTGGACTATAGCCCCACCATTGTTAGAAGATGTATATACATTTGAAGATGCACTTTTAGTTGGCTGTATGCTTATAACGTTACTTAAACATGCTGATCGAGTGAAAATAGCATGTTTAGCACAACTTGTAAATGTTATTGCACCTATAATGACTGAAAAAGGAGGTAAAGCATGGCGCCAAACAATTTATTATCCTTATTTACATGCTTCTACTTATGGCAGAGGGGAAGTATTAGCATCTGTTATCGACTCTCCCAAATATGATAGTAAAGATTTCAGCGATGTACCATTTTTGGAATCTACTGCCGTAACAAATGATGAAAATGATGAGATTACAATATTTGCTGTAAATAGAGACAAAGATGATTCGATGCTTTTTGAATGTGAATTAAAAGGTTTTGAAAATTATAGATTTATCGAGCATATAGTACTTGAAAATAATGATATAAAAGCAACTAATACAAAAGAAAATCCAGACAATGTTGTTCCTCATAGTAAAAATGATGTTGTAATTGAAGATGGATTGGTAAAGGTGATTTTGCCTAGATTATCATGGAATGTTATTCGGTTGGAAAAAGTTAAAAAATAA